The DNA segment CATTATGGTGTACGTGAGTTTGCTATGACGGCAATCATCAATGGTATGTCTTTACACGGTGGTTTAATGCCTTACGGTGCAACATTCCTGATGTTCATGGAGTATGCGCGTAATGCAATGCGTATGGCTGCATTAATGAAAATTCAGAACATCCAAGTTTATACTCATGACTCAATCGGTCTAGGTGAAGATGGTCCAACTCACCAGCCAGTAGAGCAAGTTGCAAGTCTACGTTTAACACCAAACATGAGCGCATGGCGTCCATGTGATTCTGTTGAATCTGCGGTAGCATGGAAATATGCAATCGAACGTAAAGACGGTCCAACTGCACTAATCTTCAGTCGCCAAGGTCTAGCACCTATGCCGCGTACTGATGCACAGTTAGCGAACGTTGTTAAAGGTGGTTACACGCTAGTAGATTGTGATGGAAAACCAGAAATTATCCTTATCTCTACCGGTTCTGAAGTTGAACTTTGTACGAAAGCAGCGGCAGAACTAACAGCGAAAGGCCGTAAGGTTCGTGTTGTATCTATGCCTGCTACAGACGTATTTGACAAGCAAGATGCGGCATACCGTGAATCTGTGTTACCGTCTGACGTTGTTAAACGTGTTGCGGTGGAAGCGGGTATCGCTGACTTCTGGCACAAATACACTGGCTTTAACGGTAAGATCATCGGCATGACAACATTCGGCGAATCAGCACCTGCTGACCAACTGTTTGAAATGTTCGGTTTCACTGTGGCTAACGTGGTTGCAACTGCTGAATCACTGTAATTTAAGTACTGTGTGTTGATAACATAGCACACAGATTTAATGTGTTACGGTAACGATAAAAGAGCGCATCGCGCTCTTTTTTATTGTCTGTAATTTATTGACGGTAATAGTGAGTTATTTACAGTAATAGAATTTAATACATTATCGGCTAGATGGTAGATGCCAGATACAAAAAAACCAGCATAACGCTGGTTTTTCATTATTCCGTATCGGTTTGCTAACTAGGCAACCTGTACTGGAATATCGTTACTGGTACGAACGATGTCATTAACTTGATTAAGATAAACAAGCGAAGGTTTATGCTGTTTCGCTTCTTCATTGTCCATACGTACGTATGCACAGATAATGATACGATCGCCTACTGCTGCTTTACGCGCTGCAGCGCCGTTCACTGAAATGATTTTTGAACCGCGTTCGCCAGCGATAGCATAAGTTGAAAAGCGCTCACCATTATCAATGTTATAGATATCGATTGCTTCATATTCTAGGATCCCTGACGCATCAAGCATATCTTGATCGATTGCGCATGAACCTTCATAGTTTAATTCTGCATGTGTTACACGCGCTTGGTGTAATTTACCTTTTAGCATTGTGGTTTGCATTGTTCTAAAACCCATTCCATTAATAGTTTATGAATATACCCAAGTTACTGATTGTTCATCTTAGAGTCGCTTGGGGATATATATATACCGTACAAAATATGTACCGGCGTCCATAGTAGCGTATTTGTTTAATTAGCGCAATTGGACTATTTGATCAGGTAAATAGTCCTAGTTATCAGTACTATTGCGTTTATGATTAACTTAATTTAACTACTTTATTATCGATTAAACGTGCTTTCCCTAAAAATGCAGCCATTAAAATAACGGCTTGCTTACTGTTTTTAGTAATAATCGCTAAAGTATCGGCATCGACAATATCAATCGCGTCGGTATTAAAACCGGCGGCATTGAGTTGTGCTGTGGCTTGCGTGACTAATGCTTTATTTGCTTGTTCATCAATAGTAACTTGATCAGCAATGGTCTGCATTACATCCGCTAATAGAGGCGCAATAGTACGTTCTTCAGCTGTTAACAGACCATTACGAGAACTCATTGCTAGGCCCGATTCTTCACGTACAGTCGGCACGCCAACAATTTGAATTGGCATTGCAAGATCATCGACCATATGACGAATTAAC comes from the Moritella yayanosii genome and includes:
- the panD gene encoding aspartate 1-decarboxylase — its product is MQTTMLKGKLHQARVTHAELNYEGSCAIDQDMLDASGILEYEAIDIYNIDNGERFSTYAIAGERGSKIISVNGAAARKAAVGDRIIICAYVRMDNEEAKQHKPSLVYLNQVNDIVRTSNDIPVQVA